The Streptomyces sp. NBC_01363 region GACAGGACCACCATCCAGGCGACCGGGAACAGCGCGAAGACGAAGTAGGCGATCAGCGCCAGGTCGGCGACGACGGAGAGCAGCCCGCGCTTCATCGCGCCACCTCCGCGGCCCGGTTCTGGATCCGGCCCAGATAACGCACCAGCACCATCGTGACCAGGTAGACCACGGCCCACAGCACGATCATGTAGCTGATCCCGAACGAGTAGCGCTGGAAGCGGATCGCCTCCAGGTAGGCGCGGATCTGGAGCACCATCGTCGAGTCGCCGGGGCCGCCCTCGGTCAGCGCGTAGATGATGTCGAAGACCTTCAGCGAGTCCATGAACCGGAAGATCACGGCGACCAGGACGTACGGCCAGAGCATCGGCAGCGTCAGGCGCCGGAAGGTGAACCACCAGCCCGCCCCGTCGACCGCCGCCGCCTCGAACGGCGAGGCGGGCAGCGAGCGCAGACCGGCCAGCGCGAGGATCGCGACGAACGGCGTGTAGACCCACACGTCCACGGCGATCGACGAGAGCAGCGCGCCCGTCGGGGTGTCCGTCCACTGCACCCCGCCGAGGCCGAACGGCTCCAGGAGGTGGTTGATGACGCCGACCGAGGGCTGGAGCATCAGCTTCCACATGATCGCGGCGATCACCGGCGCGATCATCAGCGGCAGGATCAGCACCTTCTCCAGCACCCGCCCGACGAGGCTCGACCGGTGCAGCAGCAGTGCCACGGCCACTCCGAGCACCGTCTCGACGGCCGCCGCGCCGACCGCGTACGCCACCGTCACCCGCGCCGAGTCCCAGAACGCGGGCTGGGTGAAGATCCGCCGGTAGTTCCCGAGGCCCACCAGGTCGGGCTGTGGCTTGCTCGCCGCGAAGTCGAACAGCGTGTAGTAGAGGCCGAGGCCGAACGGGTAGAGGATGCCGCCGGTCAGCAGCAGCGCGGGCACGATCAGCAGATACGGCCGCAGCGAGCGGCGCCAGGCCGGCACCGCCCGCGCCGCACGCTTCCCGGTCCCGGCGCCGGAGGCCGCCCCGTGGTCGGCCACCGGCACGGGGGCCGCGCGTCCCGGCACCGGTCAGCCGACCTTCGACGCCAGATCGCCGGCCAGGCCGTTCAGCACGGACGAGGCGTTCTTCCCGCCGTAGATCTCCTGGAGCGCGGCGGCCCAGCTGGTCGTCGCGTCGAAGAACTGCTCCTGCGGGGTGAACTGGATCCGCGTCCGGTCGACGACCGTCTCGAAGGTCTCGATGAAGCCGGGGATGGCCCGCATCTTGTCCTTGTACGCGGCGTCCTGGCCGACCGACTTCCGTACCGGGTCGATGTGGTTGTGCTCGATCGCGCCCTTGCGCAGATGCTCCTTGCCGGTCGCCCACTGGAGGAACAGCCAGGCGGCGGACTTGTTGCGGCTCCTGGCGTTCATGCCGAGCGACCAGATCCACATGTTGGTGGCGAGCGAGCCGCCGGGGCCCTTCGGCCCGGGGTGGAAGGCGATCTTCCCGGAGGCGGGGGAGGCCCCCTTCACCGCCTGGAAGTAGGCGGCGGTGTCCGCGTCGAAGAGCATCCCCGCCTTCTTCGCCCCGAGGTCGCTGGAGCACTGGTACCAGGTGTACGAGGTCCAGGACGGCGGCCCGCCCTTCCGGACCATCTCCGCCCAGTCCCGGGTGAACGCGATCGCCTCCGGGGAGTTCATCGCGGGCTTCACCTTCCCGCCCTCGACGGTGAAGTCCTTCAGGCCGTTGCGGGCGTACATCGTCATGAAGCCGGGATGGATCGTCGCCCAGCTGCGCGAGCCGCGCACCGCGACCCCGTACATCCCGTCGAAGCCCGCCCCCGGCGCCCGGCGGGTGATCGCCCCGGCGACCTCGCGCAGCTCGTCGAAGGTCTCGGCGGGCTTCAGGCCGAGCTTCTTGAACACCTCGGTGTTGTACGCGACGACATTGGTCTCCCAGCCCCACGGCAGCGCGTACTGCCCGCCCCGCCCGAGCGGCGCGCCCGCCTTCAGCGACCACTGGTCGGCCGAGAGGAGGTTGGGGAAGAAGTCCTCCTGGTCCCATTCGGCCCCGGTGGCCGAGGAATTGCGCATCCACGGGCCGAGGTCCTCCAGCCACCCCGGCGGTCCGTACTGCCACACCATGTACGCGCCGAGCATGAACACGTCGTAGGAGGCGCGTCCGCTGGAGAGGTCGACGGTGAGCTTGTCGAAGTAGTTGTCCTCCGGGAAGACGTCGTACTCGACCTCGATCCCGGTCTTCTCGGTGAACGCCTTCAGATCGGCGATCAGCGCATCGGTGTACGGATGCTTGTTGAGCAGCGCCTTGACTGTCTTGCCCTTGGCCCGCTTCCAGTCGAAGGAGCCGGTGATGTCGTCGGCCGCGGAGCCGTCGTTCTTGGCCCTGTCGCCGCCGAAGCCCGCGCCGCAGGCGGTGAGCAGCGGGGCGGCGGACGCGGCCGTGGCCGCGCCGATGGCGAGGAACCGTCGCCGGTCGTGCGCGTGCATGTCCATCCGTGACCTCCACGGTCCGGCCGGAGATGGGTGGGGGGCCCGTTCACACGTTGAATCGACTGGTTAACAGAGCTTGGAACAACGGAAGTTGGCCGTCAATCCCTCGCGCAACGGAAATTCTCGGTGCAGAGTGAGAAGTTCACAGAGGGGACCGATATGTGGATGGGCATCGATCTCGGCACGCAGAGCGTCCGGGCGGTGGTGGCAGGAGACCGCGGTGAGATCCTCGGCAGCGGTTCGGCCCCGCTCACGGGCAGACGTGACGGCGTACGGCATGAGCAGCGGCCTCTCGACTGGTGGACGGCCGTGTGCGCGGCGGCCCGTCAGGCGCTGCGCGACTGCCCCGCCCCGCGTGCGCTCGCCGTCTGCGCCACCTCCGGCACCGTGCTGCTCGCCGACCGGGAGGGCCGGCCGCTGACCCCCGGGGTGATGTACGACGACGGGCGGGCCGTCGCGGAGGCGGCCAGGGCCAAGGCCCCGCCGAGCTGGGCCCTGCCCAAGGTGATGTGGCTGCTGCGGGAGTACGGGGGAGCGGCGGACGGTGCCGTACGGGTCATGCACCAGGCCGATCTGGTCCTGGCGCGGCTCGCCGGAACGCCGTTGCCCACCGACTCCAGCCACGCCCTGAAGACCGGCTACGACCTGGCACGGGACGACTGGCCGCGGCGGAGATTCGGCAAGCTGGGCCTGCCCGACGGGCTGTTCCCGGACGTGGTGCGGCCCGGCACGAGGATCGGTGAGGTGGGGCGGGCGGCGGCCGAGGAGACCGGGATTCCGGAGGGCACGCCCATCGTGGCCGGGATGACGGACGGGTGCGCGGCGCAGCTCGCCTCCGGTTCGCTCACCGTCGGCTCCTGGAACTCGGTGCTCGGCACGACGCTGGTCCTCAAGGGGGTCACCTCGTCACCGGTCGAGGACCGGGCCGGGGTCGTCTACAACCACCGCGCGCCGGACGGGAGCTGGCTGCCGGGCGGAGCCTCGGGGGTCGGCGGCGGGGTGCTGACGGCCGCCTTCCCGGCCGTGGACCCGATCCGCATGGACGCGCTGGCCCGCGCTCACGAACCGGCGCGGGTGGTGGCGTATCCGCTGGTGGCGACGGGGGAGCGGTTCCCCTTCGTGGCGCCGGAGGCCACCGGGTTCCTGCTCGGCGAGCCCGCCTCCGACGCCGAGCACTGGCTGGCCCTGCTGACCGGGGTGGGCCTGATGGAGCGGCTCTGCCTCGACTACCTCGACCTGCTCGGCGCCCAGCAGTACGGCCGGCTCACCTTCACCGGCGGCGCGGCCCGCAGCGGCTACTGGAGCCGGCTGCGCGCCGACATCCTGGGCCGGCCCGTGTACATCCCGCAGTACAGCGAACCCGCCCTCGGCATGGCGATTCTCGCCGCGTACGGGGCGGGGGAGGCGGAAACCCTGCAACGGATCGCCGGCCGGATGGTGCGGCTGCGCCACGTGCTGCAACCGCACCCGGTGCGCACGGCGTGGTACACCGAGCCGTACCTCACGCTGGTGGACGAACTGGAGCGACGCGGCTGGCTCCCCGGCCCGGTCGCCGCCCACGCCCGCACCCGAACGGAGCAGCCGTGACCACCCGCGACCATCGGAACCCGAACGGAGCAGGCATGACCAGGAGCCCGGCCACCCTGCTGCTCGCCCGCCACGGTCAGACCGTCTGGCACGCGGAGAACCGCTATGCCGGGGTCAGCGACATCGCACTCACCGACGAGGGCCGCCGCCAGGCCCGGCAGCTGGGCGAGTGGGCCGCCCGGAGCGAGGTCGACGCGATCTGGACCTCCACGGTCAGCCGCGCGATCGAGACCGCACGGCCCGCGTGCGAGGCGACCGGCATCACCCCCCGGTGCGAACACGACCTGCGCGAATGCGACTTCGGCGAGGTGGAGGGGCGCACCCTGGCGGAATTCGCGGCCGAGCACCCGGAGCGGGCCCGGGAGTACCGCGCCGACCCGGTGGCCCACCCCTTTCCCGGGGCCGAGGACCCGCGGGCCGCGGCGGCCCGGGGGACGGCGGCGCTGCGCCGGATCGCGGACGGGCACCCGGGGCAGCGGGTGCTCGTCGTCGCGCACAACACCCTGCTGCGGCTCGTGCTGTGCGAACTGCTGTCGATTCCGCTGGGCGCCTACCGCCGGGTCTTCCCGCGGCTGCGGAACACGGCGGTGAGCGAGGTGCGGATCGGGGCGGAGGGCGGTGCGCTGCTCTCCCTCAACGTGCCCTGCGCACCGGACGGCCTCGGCGCACAGGGCGTACCGGACGTGCCCCGCGTGCCGGGCGTCAGCCCTTGACGGCCGCCGCCCGCCGCTGCCGTACGAGACCGATGACGCTCAGCACGAGGGTCAGGGCGCCGGACGCCACCAGCTGGTCACGGGTGCCCGGCTGGCGCAGCATCAGGACGAAGATGCCGGCCATCGCCAGGAGCGCCAGCACCGTCAGGACCGGGAAGAGCCACATCCGTACCACGAGCTTCTCCGGGGCCTCGCGCTCCAGCCGGTCGCGCAGGATCAGCTGGGAGACGGCGATGAAGATCCAGACGACCAGGATCACCGCGCCGATCATGTTGAGCAGCCACGGGAAGACGTCGTCGGGACGCCAGTAGCTGAGCAGCACGCACAGGAAGCCGAACACGGACGAGACCAGCACCGCGGTGCGCGGAACACCCGAGGAGACCTTGCCGAGCCGCTTGGGGCCCTGGCCCCGGGCGACCAGTGAGCAGGCCATCCGCGAGGCGCCGTAGATGTTGGCGTTCATCGCGGAGAGCAGGGCGACCAGGATGACCACGTTCATGATCTCGGCCGCGCCGCTGATGCCGAGGTGGTCCAGGGCGGCGTAGAACGGACCGACCTTCACGACCTTCGGGTCGTCCCACGGGACGAGCGTGACGACGACCGCCATCGAGCCGACGTAGAAGAGCGCGATCCGCCACATCGCCGTCCGCACGGCCTTGGCGACACCCCGCACCGGGTCCTCGGACTCCGCTGCGGCGATGGTGACGGTCTCCAGACCGCCGTACGCGAAGACGGAGGCGAGCAGTCCGATCACCAGTCCCTCGGCGCCGTTCGGCATGAAGCCGCCCTCACCGCTGAGGTTGGCGGCGCCGGGGGCGTCCGTACCGGGCAGCACGCCCAGGATCGCCAGCACGCCCAGGACCAGGAAGAGCGTGATCGCCACGACCTTGAGGGTGGCGAACCAGAACTCGAACTCGCCGAACTTCGTCACCGAGGCCAGGTTGGTGCCCAGGAAGACCACCATGAACAGCGCGACCCAGGCCCACTCCGGGGTACCGGGCAGCCAGCCGGTGACGATCTTCGCGGCGCCGATGCCCTCCAGGCCGACGGCGACACAGAGCAGCACCCAGAACGCCCAGCCCGCGGTGAACCCCGCCCACGGCCCGATCGCCCGCTCCGCGTGGACGGAGAAGGAACCGGAGGCCGGGTTCGCGGCCGACATCTCACCGAGCATCCGCATCACGAGCATCACCAGCAGCCCGGAGACGGCGTACGCGATGATGATCGACGGTCCCGCGGCGGCGATGCCCGCGCCCGAGCCGACGAAGAGTCCGGCGCCGATGACACCGCCGAGGGCGATCATCGAAAGATGGCGCTGCTTGAGCCCGTGGGTGAGAGCCGAATCGGCCCCGGTGTCGGAGACGGCGACCGGGGAGCCGGTGGGGGGAGACGCGGAAATCCGAGACATGGACAAGCTCTGTTCGGTAGGCGAGACGTGGGGGGACGTGGGGGACGGACATGCGCGGACAGTCTGGGCACGCACCCCGCCGACGGGGAACCAGTGTCCGCCATACGGGCACGATGCTCACACAAGGTGCACACCCGGACACAGGGGGCCGATAGCCGGGTCGCGGCCGGGTCGCGGCCGGCTCGGCGCCCGGTCGGCCGCCAGTCGATCGCGGGTGGATTTGGCGGGAACCTACAGTCCCTCCCGATGGCCGCTTCCGGCTGGATCCGGAGTCACTCCGCCCCCACCTCAGTGACGAGCATCACGCCTCCGCGTGATTGCGTACCGCCCTTTGTGTGAACCCCACCAACGCCTCGGTCATCGCTTTGTGGGCCACTGATGGTGATCGGGCGTTAACCCGTGGGCTAACGTCGGGCTCAGTCTGTCCCCACCTGCCCTCACCCCCGCGGAGTCCCGATGAGCACTGCTGCCGCCGCCCCTGCCCGCACCGGAGCGGTCCTCGCCGACCTGCTGCCCGCCGCCAGGCACCGTTACGCCGTCGACACGGCCCTGGTCCTCGGCGGCGCCGCGCTCACCGGCATCGCCGCCCAGATCGCCGTGCCGGTCCCCGGTTCCCCGGTCCCGGTCACCGGCCAGACCTTCGCCGCGCTCCTCGTCGGCACCGCGCTCGGCGCCCGCCGCGGCTTCCTCTCCCTCGCGGTGTACGCGCTGGTGGGCATGGCGGGCATGCCGTGGTTCTCCGAGGGCACCTCGGGCATGGGCTTCCCCTCGTTCGGCTACGTCCTCGGCATGCTGCTCGCCGCCTCCGTGGTCGGCGGCCTCGCCCGTCGCGGCGGCGACCGCTCCGTGCTGCGCACCGCGGGCACGATGGTGCTGGGCTCCGCGATCATCTACGCGGTCGGCGTGCCCTACCTGGCGCTGGCCACCGGCATGTCGGCGAGCGCCGCCATCGCGGCCGGCCTGGTGCCGTTCCTGCTCGGCGACGCGCTGAAGGCGGCGCTGGCCATGGGCGCGCTGCCCGCGGCCTGGAAGCTCATCGGCCGCCGGGGCTGATGCCGTAACTCCCCCCGAAGAGGCTCGCCGGGTCGTGACGCGACACCAGACCGGCGAGCCTCTGCTGTGTACGCGCGTCGTGGAAGCCCTCGGTCCGGTCCCCGCCGCCGAACGAGAAGTTCAGCGAACGGCCCAGGGCGACCGGGGCGAGCACCTCGGCCACCTCCGCGTACAGGGCCCGTACCGAGGCCACGTCCGTACCGTCGAGCGGTGAGAGCAGCCGCACCAGGAACCCGGCCTCGCGGTACGGCACCGCGTTGTCGACAGCGGGCCGCGCGGCGAGCGCGCCGCCCAGGTGGTTGATCTGGACCACGGTCATCATCGGGGCCTTCGGCCCGGTCAGCTCCAGCACGCGCCCGGCGCGGTCCTCGTCCAGGGCGCCGAGCACCACGCTGTCGCCGTAGTAGGCGTGCGGGAACGGCGGGTCGCTGTGGATGGTGTGGCTGTCGGTGTACGGCATCTCCCGCAGCGAATCCGCGAGCGCGGGCCCGATCGCCCGCAGCGGCGCGACCAGCCGCTCGCCCTCGGCCGCGCTGCCGGTGTACGCGACCCGTACCGAGATCACGTAGCGCCCCCGCAGCGGCTCCGGCAGCTGCGGGACGTCGGGGTACCGGATCGCCGCCAGCGAGGAGGTCAGCGTGTCGGGCACGGCCCCGGCCCACTCCAGATAGCGGCCGACCACCTCGGCGGCGCTCGTCCCGGCCGCCTCCCCGTCGAAGGCGACCGAGCCGCCGTACAGCCGCCCGGCCCGGACCAGGCCGATCTCCATGCCGGTCACCACGCCGAGCCGGTGGCCACCGCCGCGCAGCGCCCAGAAGAGATCGGGCTCGCTGTCCGGGGAGACATGGCGCACCACCCCGTCGGCCGTCACCACGTCGAGCGCGTGCACATGGTCGGCCGCGTAGCCGAACTCCCTGGCCAGCACGCCCAGCCCGCCCCCGAGGGTGTAGGAGACCGCGCCGACCGACGGGGACGAACCGTTCAGCGGGGCGAGCCCGTGCGGTGCGGCGGCCTCGATCACCTGCCCCCAGGTGGCGCCCGCGCCGATCCGCGCGGTGCGGCGGACCGGGTCGACCTCGACGGAGTCCATCCGGCGGGTGCTGATCAGGACCCCGCCCTCGACGGCCCCGGGCAGCCCGTGGCCGGTGGCGTGGACGTGGACCGGGAGTCCGCGCGCGGCGGCGCCGGCCACGGCGGTGCGTACGTCGTCGGCGTGGGCGGCCTCGACGACGAGGTCGGGCCGGACCGCGAAACCGGTCTGGAAGCCGGCGGGGGCGGTGGTGGTCATGGAAAGGCTCTCCGATCGCTCGCTCGGTGGCGTTGCGAGGGAGAGCCTTTCCGGTAAACCTGACAAGGTCCGTCAGGTATTGGCGGGCGTTTCCACGGCCGTGCGGTTCTTGCGGTTCCTGGCCTCACGGACCAGCGAGATCGCCACCACCAGTGCCGCGACCAGCAGCGAGAGCAGTACCTGCTGACGTCCGTCGTCGTCGGTCAGCATGTAGACCAGGACGAACGAGATCATCGCGATGGTCGCCCAGGTCAGATACGGGAAGAGCCAC contains the following coding sequences:
- a CDS encoding FGGY-family carbohydrate kinase — protein: MWMGIDLGTQSVRAVVAGDRGEILGSGSAPLTGRRDGVRHEQRPLDWWTAVCAAARQALRDCPAPRALAVCATSGTVLLADREGRPLTPGVMYDDGRAVAEAARAKAPPSWALPKVMWLLREYGGAADGAVRVMHQADLVLARLAGTPLPTDSSHALKTGYDLARDDWPRRRFGKLGLPDGLFPDVVRPGTRIGEVGRAAAEETGIPEGTPIVAGMTDGCAAQLASGSLTVGSWNSVLGTTLVLKGVTSSPVEDRAGVVYNHRAPDGSWLPGGASGVGGGVLTAAFPAVDPIRMDALARAHEPARVVAYPLVATGERFPFVAPEATGFLLGEPASDAEHWLALLTGVGLMERLCLDYLDLLGAQQYGRLTFTGGAARSGYWSRLRADILGRPVYIPQYSEPALGMAILAAYGAGEAETLQRIAGRMVRLRHVLQPHPVRTAWYTEPYLTLVDELERRGWLPGPVAAHARTRTEQP
- a CDS encoding sugar ABC transporter substrate-binding protein produces the protein MDMHAHDRRRFLAIGAATAASAAPLLTACGAGFGGDRAKNDGSAADDITGSFDWKRAKGKTVKALLNKHPYTDALIADLKAFTEKTGIEVEYDVFPEDNYFDKLTVDLSSGRASYDVFMLGAYMVWQYGPPGWLEDLGPWMRNSSATGAEWDQEDFFPNLLSADQWSLKAGAPLGRGGQYALPWGWETNVVAYNTEVFKKLGLKPAETFDELREVAGAITRRAPGAGFDGMYGVAVRGSRSWATIHPGFMTMYARNGLKDFTVEGGKVKPAMNSPEAIAFTRDWAEMVRKGGPPSWTSYTWYQCSSDLGAKKAGMLFDADTAAYFQAVKGASPASGKIAFHPGPKGPGGSLATNMWIWSLGMNARSRNKSAAWLFLQWATGKEHLRKGAIEHNHIDPVRKSVGQDAAYKDKMRAIPGFIETFETVVDRTRIQFTPQEQFFDATTSWAAALQEIYGGKNASSVLNGLAGDLASKVG
- a CDS encoding histidine phosphatase family protein, which gives rise to MTRSPATLLLARHGQTVWHAENRYAGVSDIALTDEGRRQARQLGEWAARSEVDAIWTSTVSRAIETARPACEATGITPRCEHDLRECDFGEVEGRTLAEFAAEHPERAREYRADPVAHPFPGAEDPRAAAARGTAALRRIADGHPGQRVLVVAHNTLLRLVLCELLSIPLGAYRRVFPRLRNTAVSEVRIGAEGGALLSLNVPCAPDGLGAQGVPDVPRVPGVSP
- a CDS encoding carbohydrate ABC transporter permease is translated as MPGRAAPVPVADHGAASGAGTGKRAARAVPAWRRSLRPYLLIVPALLLTGGILYPFGLGLYYTLFDFAASKPQPDLVGLGNYRRIFTQPAFWDSARVTVAYAVGAAAVETVLGVAVALLLHRSSLVGRVLEKVLILPLMIAPVIAAIMWKLMLQPSVGVINHLLEPFGLGGVQWTDTPTGALLSSIAVDVWVYTPFVAILALAGLRSLPASPFEAAAVDGAGWWFTFRRLTLPMLWPYVLVAVIFRFMDSLKVFDIIYALTEGGPGDSTMVLQIRAYLEAIRFQRYSFGISYMIVLWAVVYLVTMVLVRYLGRIQNRAAEVAR
- a CDS encoding amino acid permease; the encoded protein is MSRISASPPTGSPVAVSDTGADSALTHGLKQRHLSMIALGGVIGAGLFVGSGAGIAAAGPSIIIAYAVSGLLVMLVMRMLGEMSAANPASGSFSVHAERAIGPWAGFTAGWAFWVLLCVAVGLEGIGAAKIVTGWLPGTPEWAWVALFMVVFLGTNLASVTKFGEFEFWFATLKVVAITLFLVLGVLAILGVLPGTDAPGAANLSGEGGFMPNGAEGLVIGLLASVFAYGGLETVTIAAAESEDPVRGVAKAVRTAMWRIALFYVGSMAVVVTLVPWDDPKVVKVGPFYAALDHLGISGAAEIMNVVILVALLSAMNANIYGASRMACSLVARGQGPKRLGKVSSGVPRTAVLVSSVFGFLCVLLSYWRPDDVFPWLLNMIGAVILVVWIFIAVSQLILRDRLEREAPEKLVVRMWLFPVLTVLALLAMAGIFVLMLRQPGTRDQLVASGALTLVLSVIGLVRQRRAAAVKG
- a CDS encoding biotin transporter BioY; this translates as MSTAAAAPARTGAVLADLLPAARHRYAVDTALVLGGAALTGIAAQIAVPVPGSPVPVTGQTFAALLVGTALGARRGFLSLAVYALVGMAGMPWFSEGTSGMGFPSFGYVLGMLLAASVVGGLARRGGDRSVLRTAGTMVLGSAIIYAVGVPYLALATGMSASAAIAAGLVPFLLGDALKAALAMGALPAAWKLIGRRG
- a CDS encoding FAD-binding oxidoreductase; the encoded protein is MTTTAPAGFQTGFAVRPDLVVEAAHADDVRTAVAGAAARGLPVHVHATGHGLPGAVEGGVLISTRRMDSVEVDPVRRTARIGAGATWGQVIEAAAPHGLAPLNGSSPSVGAVSYTLGGGLGVLAREFGYAADHVHALDVVTADGVVRHVSPDSEPDLFWALRGGGHRLGVVTGMEIGLVRAGRLYGGSVAFDGEAAGTSAAEVVGRYLEWAGAVPDTLTSSLAAIRYPDVPQLPEPLRGRYVISVRVAYTGSAAEGERLVAPLRAIGPALADSLREMPYTDSHTIHSDPPFPHAYYGDSVVLGALDEDRAGRVLELTGPKAPMMTVVQINHLGGALAARPAVDNAVPYREAGFLVRLLSPLDGTDVASVRALYAEVAEVLAPVALGRSLNFSFGGGDRTEGFHDARTQQRLAGLVSRHDPASLFGGSYGISPGGR